In Carya illinoinensis cultivar Pawnee chromosome 6, C.illinoinensisPawnee_v1, whole genome shotgun sequence, a single genomic region encodes these proteins:
- the LOC122313987 gene encoding uncharacterized protein LOC122313987: MSASSISSQLSAIETLTGNNYVRWKRDVEIALGLLGLDFALEEQPSKPTDKSTAEYVVEYQKWERANRLCLKIIKRSISDSIMGAIPDNDNAKNFLGAIGQRFIESDKAETGDLMDRLMSMKYDGSSRVREYIMKMIHISSKLEALKIPIADPFLVYHVFNSLPSQFNQLKVAYNAQRDKWDLNDLIVVCAQEECRMRRETVETVQLAFQPQQNKGSSHNHKSKFQKGYKSHRNEHNKRFGGQTSGGSKEIIMNSDQCKFCKKKGHWQKGLF; encoded by the coding sequence ATGAGTGCCTCCTCTATTTCAAGTCAATTGTCTGCTATTGAAACTTTGACTGGAAATAATTATGTGAGAtggaaaagagatgtagaaaTTGCGCTTGGTCTTTTGGGTTTGGATTTTGCCTTGGAAGAGCAGCCTTCAAAACCTACTGATAAGAGCACTGCTGAATATGTGGTTGAGTATCAAAAGTGGGAAAGAGCTAACAGGCTTTGTTTAAAAATCATCAAACGTTCTATATCTGATTCCATTATGGGAGCTATTCCGGACAATGACAATGCTAAAAACTTTTTAGGTGCCATAGGACAAAGGTTTATTGAATCTGATAAAGCTGAAACTGGAGACCTGATGGATAGACTGATGAGTATGAAATATGATGGTTCAAGTAGAGTTAGGGAATACATTATGAAGATGATACATATATCCTCCAAATTAGAAGCCCTTAAAATTCCCATTGCAGACCCTTTTCTAGTGTATCATGTTTTCAATAGCCTTCCTAGCCAGTTCAATCAGTTAAAGGTTGCTTATAATGCTCAGCGGGATAAATGGGATTTAAATGATTTGATTGTGGTATGTGCCCAAGAGGAGTGTAGGATGCGTCGTGAAACTGTTGAAACTGTGCAATTAGCTTTTCAGCCACAACAAAACAAGGGGTCTTCTCATAATCATAAGTCTAAATTTCAAAAAGGTTATAAGTCACACCGAAATGAGCACAATAAAAGATTTGGAGGTCAGACTTCTGGTGGTTCTAAAGAAATTATAATGAATAGTGATCAGTGTaagttttgtaaaaagaaaggTCATTGGCAAAAAGGATTGTTTTAA